DNA sequence from the bacterium genome:
ATGAAATCTTTGGTTTTTCTTTGCCCGTCAAATATTAAAGTATTGATTAATGACAAATATAAACGAGTTTATAGAAAAACAAAGGATAGAATACTATAGATTGAAGAGCGTGAGATCTATTGTATTTCTGAATCAAGAAGTCTTTTTTACAAAAAGTGGCTTTGAACACCTCATAAGAAAAGGGCTCGGACGAAGAAGTATTCCTGAAAAAATAAGGAGGCTTGGTTTATTGAAATATACGACTGAGATATTGCAAGATTATACCGCAAAAGTTGAATACAGGTCTATAGAAGATACAATTTATAAAAAGCATTACTGGGGAATAACAAAAGATATCGGTAATATAAAAATAAAGGTTGTTATACGTAGAATAGACAATGGGAAACTCACTTTTTTAAGTATTATGAATTATGGAAAAGGAAAATAACAAAAAGAGATAAATTGATAGTTTATCTCTTTTCTTCCACTTGTAAGCGTGTAAACCTAGTTTGTATTTATTAAATTCCTAAATCTGCGATCGCTTCATCTAAGGTCTTTTCAACCTTCTTTGCAGCAGCCTCAGGCTCCTTGATTTGAATACTAATATTAGCTTGATGCTTCTTTCCGAAAGCCTTCATTACGGTTCTTATAGCTTGAGCTGTATGTCCGTTCCTACCAATAATTTTTCCCATATCGATTGGATCTACAATCAATTCAATAAACACACCCATATCATCTACTCTTCTGCTTACCTTAACGGCATCAGGATTTTCAACAAGGGACTTTATAATGAACTCTAGGAACGCTGTATCATTTTCTGCTGGCATAACTTTTATACTGGAATTAATTGAACTGTTAATAAACAAATTATACATCAAATAGATATATGATGTAATAATATACAACAATAAACTGTTGATAATTATTTACAACAAAATATCACTAGTATTCTAATGATTTTGTTTTGAGGAACTGACTATGCTGTCTTCTCTTTCTTTGGTGGAGTTTTCTTAGGAAGAACGTTCTTCTTCTTTCCTTCAATAATCTTGTTTGCAACCAATAAGTTGTGAGCAGTATCAGAAACTTGTACACCTTGTGACATCCAATATTTTACTCTATCAGCTTTTATTATTGTACCGTCCTTTCTAAAACTGTGAGATCCAAGAATTTCATGGGCGTGACCGCCTTTTGCAGCTCTTTTGGACTCAACAAGAATAAGACGAAATGATGGGTCGTTTCTTTTACCAACTCTTTGTAATCTAATCTTTAACATAAGTAGCAAAATAGTATCAAAATTAAGGGCGATAGTCAAATATAGCCACAATCAGCTATTTAGACC
Encoded proteins:
- the rpsP gene encoding 30S ribosomal protein S16 → MLKIRLQRVGKRNDPSFRLILVESKRAAKGGHAHEILGSHSFRKDGTIIKADRVKYWMSQGVQVSDTAHNLLVANKIIEGKKKNVLPKKTPPKKEKTA
- a CDS encoding KH domain-containing protein; the protein is MPAENDTAFLEFIIKSLVENPDAVKVSRRVDDMGVFIELIVDPIDMGKIIGRNGHTAQAIRTVMKAFGKKHQANISIQIKEPEAAAKKVEKTLDEAIADLGI